From Woronichinia naegeliana WA131, the proteins below share one genomic window:
- a CDS encoding ISAs1 family transposase has translation MKLRPKYRLVEHFAEIDDPRIERTKRHKLIDILTIAILAVICGAEGWVAMESFGKAKHQWLKKILELPNGIPSHDTFARVFASLNPEQFQDCFLHWVKSIAEVSEGEVIAIDGKTLRHSYDNANGKGAIQMVSAWATANRLVLGQCKVESKSNEITAIPKLLKMLEVKGCIVTIDAMGTQTKIAQQIVGRGGDYVLALKGNQGNLCEDVEQLFAHAQSVNFAGIKHDFHQTIDKGHGRIEIRRCWTMEQTEFLLGGEKWAKLTSICMIKAERRLKDKTEYETRYYISSLPSNAQKLSQSVRSHWLIENSLHWVLDLAFNEDACRIRKDFAPENLAVLRHIALNLLTKENTLKLGIKNKRLRAGWDEDYLLKVLLG, from the coding sequence ATGAAACTCCGACCCAAATATAGACTGGTAGAACACTTTGCCGAAATAGATGACCCTCGCATCGAACGAACAAAACGGCATAAACTCATTGATATTCTAACGATTGCCATCTTAGCCGTCATTTGTGGAGCAGAAGGTTGGGTAGCCATGGAAAGTTTCGGCAAGGCTAAACATCAATGGCTAAAAAAAATTTTGGAATTGCCAAATGGCATCCCCTCCCACGATACGTTTGCGCGTGTATTTGCTAGTCTGAATCCAGAGCAATTTCAAGACTGTTTTCTGCATTGGGTCAAAAGTATAGCGGAGGTAAGTGAAGGGGAAGTGATAGCGATTGACGGCAAAACCCTTCGCCACTCCTATGATAATGCCAACGGAAAGGGCGCAATTCAGATGGTAAGTGCATGGGCAACAGCAAATCGTCTAGTACTAGGACAGTGCAAGGTGGAAAGCAAATCGAATGAAATCACGGCGATACCCAAACTCCTGAAAATGCTAGAGGTCAAAGGTTGTATCGTAACGATTGATGCCATGGGAACTCAGACAAAGATTGCCCAACAGATAGTAGGGCGAGGGGGAGATTATGTTTTGGCATTGAAAGGCAATCAAGGTAATCTATGTGAGGATGTTGAACAATTATTTGCTCATGCTCAATCGGTTAATTTTGCGGGAATTAAGCATGATTTTCATCAAACAATAGACAAGGGACATGGACGGATTGAAATTCGCCGTTGCTGGACGATGGAACAAACAGAATTTTTGCTGGGTGGGGAGAAATGGGCAAAGTTGACGAGCATCTGTATGATTAAAGCGGAGAGACGATTGAAAGACAAAACAGAGTATGAGACCCGCTACTATATCAGTAGCCTGCCGAGTAATGCTCAAAAATTATCCCAATCTGTTCGTAGTCATTGGTTGATAGAAAACTCTTTACATTGGGTTCTAGACTTGGCCTTCAACGAGGATGCTTGTCGCATTCGTAAGGATTTTGCTCCTGAGAATTTAGCCGTCTTACGCCATATCGCTCTTAACTTGCTCACAAAGGAAAATACTCTGAAACTTGGTATCAAGAATAAACGGCTACGCGCTGGTTGGGACGAGGACTATCTCCTTAAGGTTTTACTCGGATAA
- a CDS encoding ISAs1 family transposase — MLETEELEKSFLSWISSLTEKMDIELIQIDGKTKRGSYDREKGLNALHSISAWSSERGLMLAQKKVDSKSNEIKAVPLLLKLLNIKGAVVTLDAMGTQTEIAKQIKQGEGDYVLALKGNQGKLNKQVRDWFKQAVAQNWQGIEYSYHEKTEKGHYRLETRQVWTVSINQLSALHRQNQWVGLATVVMVKSKTQFGHKTTETFRYYISSLPTDAERHSHVIRSYWSIENSLHWVLDVTFNEDASRVRQGNAADNLGLLRRLSINLLKHEPSQKSLKMKRYLAAMDNNFLLQVLAASSRE; from the coding sequence ATGTTAGAAACAGAAGAACTAGAAAAAAGTTTTCTGAGCTGGATAAGCAGTCTAACGGAGAAAATGGACATAGAGCTGATACAGATAGATGGAAAAACGAAAAGAGGTTCTTATGATAGGGAAAAAGGACTAAATGCGTTACACAGCATAAGTGCGTGGAGTAGTGAGCGGGGACTGATGTTAGCGCAAAAGAAAGTAGATAGTAAATCTAATGAAATAAAAGCAGTCCCCTTGTTACTGAAGTTACTTAACATCAAGGGGGCAGTAGTAACCCTAGATGCAATGGGAACGCAGACAGAAATCGCAAAACAAATAAAGCAAGGTGAAGGTGACTATGTATTGGCTCTCAAAGGAAATCAGGGCAAACTTAATAAACAAGTTAGGGATTGGTTTAAACAAGCGGTCGCTCAGAACTGGCAAGGAATTGAATACAGTTATCATGAGAAGACAGAAAAAGGACATTACCGTTTAGAAACTCGTCAAGTCTGGACAGTGTCAATCAATCAGCTTTCCGCATTGCATCGCCAAAATCAGTGGGTCGGTTTAGCAACTGTTGTGATGGTTAAAAGTAAAACTCAATTCGGTCATAAAACAACAGAGACGTTTCGCTATTATATTAGCAGTCTTCCTACGGATGCCGAACGTCATAGCCATGTGATTCGTTCTTACTGGAGTATTGAAAATAGTCTGCATTGGGTTTTAGATGTCACTTTTAATGAGGATGCGAGTCGAGTGCGTCAAGGTAATGCGGCTGATAATTTGGGCTTGCTCCGTCGTTTAAGTATTAATTTGCTTAAACATGAGCCATCTCAAAAAAGCTTGAAGATGAAGCGTTATTTGGCGGCGATGGACAACAATTTTCTTCTACAGGTTTTAGCAGCTAGTTCACGGGAGTGA
- a CDS encoding IS1 family transposase: MSTLNKSSIDLLSDIGLPQEKEEALFQKNCPHCYSEKVKIHSHYQTKGNGERKMFICQECGSCFAETYGSVIAGLETPLSEIVKVLKARMEGIGLNAAARVFGYAKTTILNWEKKLSGLQETLFLYALVNEFVKLVIEGDELYTKVGKNKEASASEGWTIVLMDRASRFIWHLKCGKKEQKLFLEAMMTVAELFERSAESLQLFTDGEKRYSQLLFNICHEVLRTGKRGRSTKVLPKGMVVRLKNKSSKRRDSEGKLEKVETPKTEHPETTEKPEDKDVHANHVEAFNSSIRRYLAAFRRRTNTYAKSVVGLQRVLDIFWMVHNFVRSHFTTKKVPAVALGIIQKGLTWEDLLQIRLIC; encoded by the coding sequence AGGAAGCCTTATTTCAGAAAAACTGCCCTCATTGCTATAGTGAAAAAGTAAAAATACATTCTCATTACCAAACGAAAGGTAACGGGGAACGTAAAATGTTCATCTGTCAAGAATGTGGTTCTTGTTTTGCTGAGACTTATGGTAGCGTAATCGCTGGCTTAGAAACCCCATTAAGTGAAATTGTAAAAGTATTAAAAGCCAGAATGGAAGGAATAGGATTAAATGCAGCAGCCCGAGTATTCGGCTACGCAAAAACAACAATATTGAATTGGGAAAAGAAATTATCAGGATTACAAGAGACATTATTTTTATACGCCTTAGTGAATGAATTTGTTAAATTAGTAATAGAAGGGGATGAACTATACACAAAAGTTGGAAAAAATAAAGAAGCAAGTGCCTCTGAGGGGTGGACAATCGTGCTCATGGACAGGGCAAGCCGCTTTATTTGGCATTTAAAATGTGGTAAAAAAGAGCAGAAATTATTTCTAGAAGCAATGATGACGGTAGCGGAATTATTTGAAAGGAGTGCAGAATCTCTCCAGTTATTTACAGATGGAGAAAAGCGATATAGTCAACTGCTATTTAATATTTGTCACGAAGTATTAAGGACTGGGAAGCGAGGTCGTTCCACCAAAGTATTACCGAAGGGTATGGTGGTAAGATTAAAAAATAAGAGTAGTAAACGTCGAGATTCTGAGGGTAAACTAGAGAAAGTAGAAACTCCGAAAACTGAACATCCTGAGACAACAGAAAAACCAGAAGACAAGGATGTTCATGCCAACCACGTTGAGGCATTTAATAGTTCTATCCGACGCTATTTAGCCGCCTTTCGTCGTCGAACAAATACTTATGCTAAATCTGTTGTGGGATTACAGCGAGTGCTAGATATTTTCTGGATGGTTCATAACTTTGTTCGCAGCCATTTTACGACGAAAAAAGTTCCTGCGGTAGCTCTCGGTATAATTCAAAAAGGGTTAACTTGGGAGGACTTACTCCAAATTCGCCTGATTTGTTGA